From a single Theropithecus gelada isolate Dixy chromosome 10, Tgel_1.0, whole genome shotgun sequence genomic region:
- the APOL5 gene encoding LOW QUALITY PROTEIN: apolipoprotein L5 (The sequence of the model RefSeq protein was modified relative to this genomic sequence to represent the inferred CDS: inserted 2 bases in 2 codons; substituted 3 bases at 3 genomic stop codons), protein MSAGCPAEKSIPCGKXGNLQVSGSKVLPGLGEGCEEMWLPKAIYRGDVXGKXPEPEFPSLVNLCXSWKINNLMSAVHSDEADVLSCVLFEELMRCDKDSMPDGWLSEEEKLFLSYFPLHKFELEQNIKELNILADQVDTTHKLLTKTSPVASSSGAVSGVMSILGLALAPVTAGDSLVLSAAATELGAAAAITNIVTNVLENRSNSAARDKASRLGPLTTSHEAFGEINWSEIGAASFCVDKCVKAIMGIRDLRAYQMAKANSGFMAMVKNFVVTRHIPFWRARGVQRAFEGTTLAMTNGARVMGAAGAGFLLLKDMSSFLQSWKHLEDGARTETAEELRTLAKKLEQDLNXLTERHQHLLQKASRTCSSCRGRAVRGSRVVKPEGSRSPLPWPVVEHQPSLGPGGTPRIPKRTVTAPRTLGHQPAPPAPGPGKTPTTRRVGHPVTIEPSFNRGKMQVFDEE, encoded by the exons ATGAGTGCAGGGTGCCCGGCTGAGAAGAG catCCCATGTGGCAAATGAGGAAATTTGCAAGTTTCTGGTTCCAAGGTATTACCTG GCTTGGGAGAAGGTTGTGAAGAAATGTGGCTTCCAAAGGCAATCTACAGAGGTGATGTCTAGGGGA TCCCCGAACCTGAGTTCC CCTCACTGGTGAACCTGT CGAGTTGGAAAATTAACAATTTGATGTCAGCTGTCCACAGTGATGAGGCTGATGTGCTGTCCTGTGTTCTGTTTGAAGAACTGATGCGGTGTGACAAAGATTCCATGCCAGACGGCTGGCTGTCAGAGGAAGAAAAACTGTTTCTCTCGTATTTTCCTTTGCACAAATTTGAGCTAGAACAGAACATCAAAGAACTTAACATCCTTGCGGACCAAGTTGACACCACTCACAAGTTGCTGACCAAGACCAGCCCGGTGGCCAGCTCTTCCGGGGCTGTTTCTGGGGTCATGAGCATCCTGGGTTTGGCCCTAGCACCTGTGACAGCAGGAGACAGTCTCGTGCTCTCAGCAGCTGCGACAGAGTTGGGGGCAGCAGCTGCCATCACCAACATAGTaacaaatgttttagaaaataggAGCAATTCAGCAGCAAGAGACAAAGCCAGCCGACTGGGGCCTCTGACGACATCACATGAGGCTTTTGGAGAAATAAATTGGTCTGAAATCGGGGCTGCTAGCTTTTGTGTTGACAAGTGTGTAAAAGCCATCATGGGCATCAGGGACCTTCGTGCCTACCAGATGGCCAAAGCCAACTCTGGGTTCATGGCTATGGTCAAGAATTTTGTGGTCACAAGACACATCCCTTTCTGGAGGGCTAGAGGGGTGCAGAGAGCCTTTGAGGGCACAACTCTGGCCATGACCAATGGTGCCCGGGTGATGGGTGCTGCTGGGGCTGGCTTCTTACTTCTGAAAGACATGAGCAGCTTCCTGCAGAGCTGGAAGCACCTGGAGGATGGGGCAAGGACAGAGACAGCAGAGGAACTGAGGACACTTGCTAAGAAGCTGGAGCAGGACCTGAACTAGCTCACTGAGCGCCACCAGCACCTGCTGCAGAAGGCAAGCCGGACCTGTTCCAGCTGCCGGGGAAGGGCTGTTCGAGGATCCCGTGTGGTTAAACCAGAAG GGTCTCGCTCACCTCTCCCCTGGCCTGTCGTGGAGCACCAGCCTAGTCTGGGCCCTGGCGGGACACCGAGAATACCAAAGAGGACAGTCACTGCCCCAAGGACACTTGGCCACCAGCCAGCCCCACCAGCACCAGGCCCCGGGAAGACACCGACAACGAGAAGAG tGGGTCACCCTGTCACCATTGAACCTTCATTTAACAGAGGCAAAATGCAAGTCTTTGATGAAGAATAA